From the Solanum stenotomum isolate F172 chromosome 4, ASM1918654v1, whole genome shotgun sequence genome, one window contains:
- the LOC125863405 gene encoding short chain aldehyde dehydrogenase 1-like, with product MANSFFQSPIAKKLEGKVAIITGGASGIGAATARLFVQHGAKVVIADIQNDLGNSLVKQIGTEQTIIYVHCNVSIESDVKNVVDATIAKFGKLDIMCSNAGVLGKPISSILDVDHDIIKDVFDVNVVGAFFCAKHAARVMIPNKKGVILFTASASTVVFGTGVPHTYASSKNAVLGLSTNVGVELGKYGIRVNCVSPYYISTPLVVNGFGVEEQKADKWFEEGGNLKGALLDEQDVANAMLYLTSDDAKYVSGHNLILDGGFSTTNVAITEAYKKLFPSNN from the exons ATGGCCAACTCTTTTTTTCAATCTCCAATTGccaaaaa GCTAGAAGGTAAGGTAGCAATTATAACTGGTGGAGCTAGTGGCATAGGAGCAGCCACAGCTAGACTTTTTGTTCAACATGGTGCAAAAGTGGTAATTGCAGATATTCAAAATGATCTCGGAAATTCATTAGTAAAACAAATTGGTACAGAGCAAACAATTATCTATGTCCATTGTAATGTCTCGATTGAATCTGACGTTAAAAATGTTGTTGATGCAACAATTGCTAAATTTGGTAAGCTTGACATAATGTGCAGTAACGCTGGTGTATTAGGTAAGCCAATTTCAAGCATTCTAGATGTAGATCACGATATAATTAAGGACGTGTTTGATGTAAACGTTGTTGGTGCATTCTTTTGCGCGAAACACGCTGCTAGAGTGATGATTCCAAATAAGAAAGGTGTCATTCTTTTCACGGCAAGTGCTTCTACCGTGGTCTTTGGTACTGGTGTCCCTCACACCTATGCATCCTCGAAAAATGCGGTTTTGGGGCTCTCAACGAACGTTGGGGTCGAATTAGGAAAATATGGAATAAGAGTTAATTGTGTTTCACCTTATTACATTAGCACACCATTAGTAGTAAATGGATTTGGAGTAGAGGAACAAAAGGCAGACAAATGGTTTGAAGAAGGAGGAAATTTGAAAGGAGCTTTATTGGATGAACAAGATGTAGCAAATGCAATGTTGTACTTGACAAGTGATGATGCAAAATATGTGAGTGGACATAATCTCATACTTGATGGTGGATTTAGTACTACAAATGTGGCTATAACAGAGGCCTATAAGAAGTTGTTTCCATCAAATAATTGA
- the LOC125863404 gene encoding short chain aldehyde dehydrogenase 1-like, with the protein MASSSLQSPIAKKLEGKVALITGGASGIGAATARLFIQHGAKVTIADIQNDLGNSLVKQIDNNEHIMFIHCNVAIESDVQNVVDATVAKFGKLDIMFSNAGVAGKSISSILDVDSDIIKNVFDVNVVGAFLCAKHAARVMISNNTKGSIIFTTSAATVVYGIVPHSYAASKNAVLRLSKNIGVELGKYGIKVNCVSPHYISTPLTLNALGISEREMGEKWFAEGGNLKGVLLDEQDVANGVLYLASDDSKYVSGLNLVIDGGYSTTNVAIGEAYKKLFPSGTANQVMQVLI; encoded by the exons ATGGCCTCCTCTTCTCTTCAATCTCCAATAGccaaaaa GCTAGAAGGTAAAGTAGCACTTATAACTGGTGGTGCTAGTGGCATAGGAGCAGCTACCGCTAGACTTTTTATTCAACATGGTGCAAAAGTAACAATTGCAGATATTCAAAATGATCTCGGAAATTCATTAGTAAAACAAATCGACAATAATGAACACATAATGTTTATTCATTGTAATGTCGCAATTGAATCAGATGTTCAAAATGTTGTAGATGCAACGGTTGCCAAATTTGGTAAGCTCGACATAATGTTCAGTAACGCTGGTGTAGCTGGTAAGTCAATTTCCAGCATTTTAGATGTAGATTCCgatataattaaaaatgtgtTCGATGTAAACGTTGTTGGAGCCTTTTTATGCGCGAAACATGCTGCTAGAGTAATGATTTCGAATAATACGAAAGGTTCGATTATTTTCACAACAAGTGCTGCAACAGTAGTCTATGGTATTGTCCCACACTCATATGCTGCATCAAAAAATGCGGTTTTACGGCTCTCTAAGAATATCGGAGTCGAATTAGGAAAATACGGAATAAAAGTTAACTGTGTTTCTCCTCATTACATTAGCACACCACTAACGTTGAACGCGCTCGGAATATCTGAGAGAGAAATGGGAGAGAAATGGTTTGCTGAAGGAGGAAATTTGAAAGGAGTTTTATTAGATGAACAAGATGTAGCAAATGGAGTGTTGTATTTAGCAAGTGATGATTCTAAATATGTGAGTGGTTTGAACTTAGTTATTGATGGTGGTTATAGTACTACAAATGTTGCTATAGGTGAGGCCTACAAGAAATTATTCCCATCAGGTACTGCCAATCAAGTTATGCAGGTTCTTATTTAA